The DNA sequence gtaaaaaaaaatgaaatataaaaatgtacacgtattatatatattaagagaaaaaaattaggttgagaaagagaaattaaaaaaaagaaaaaagagacacaaagagaaattagaaaaaaaaatagagagagataagcgaaagaaagaaaaaaaaaagtagcaactgacttaaaagttgaaaagaaaaaagagagccaaaattgactaaaaaatatataaaaaagacaaaaaaaaaaaacttttgaagtttcaataagtaaaaaagaaaaaaaaaattaataaaagtataaaagtaaaatgtttttgtcaaattaaaaatgtaatgtttgaaaaaaaatgtagtatttggtgtaaatttttcaaataaaaagaaactctaaaatgtaagtgtaaaataaattaaaaaataaataaaattaattaagctaaaatcaaaaacataaaatatgggattggataataagtttataaaaatatggcatatcaaataccataaaaaatcttaaatgtgaaaaaatgccatagaagagtggcaaacctaaaaatgccatatttttctaactttgttatgaaatcccatatttcatgtaattttcactaaATAAAGACATAAACTGGCTCTTAATATCTTCATGATCTCGAATTTGGACCTCAATTTGTGTTCTGTTTTGTCTTTTTGAAAAATAGTTTTGTCGTTGATTTCTTTTATGCTCCAtgacaacagcaacaacacactAACAAAATTTGAGAAATATATTAGTAAGGAATAATAATAAACTCGCAAACATGACAAAATTATTGTGTCGTTTCGAAGAAAATAAAACATCAAGTTCAAAGTGCCAATTTAGAAATAACATATAAGTAATGGAAAGGAAACGATAAAAACATGAATGAAGGTAAGATGTAAGTAAGGGTATCAATAGGTGAAGCATAATCTAGAAACTGGAATAGAGGTGTGAGAACAGATTAACTCTAGTTAAAATGACTTATGATGACATTCTGATTTTGAAAGGAAAGAGACGAAATTAATctcatgcatatatattacatctGCTATTATTTCTATCATTgaatatgttattttataatccaaagaattaattaaactaataaatttaATGATAACTAGATTATGACATTTGAGCTATATTAATAATCGGatacattaaaatttaagaatgctataaataaataaacataaattttgatgtaaaataaaattatttacatagCTTATCTGACTTATCTCTCGGAAGGTTCAGATACTCCTTTGTTGTTCACAGTGCGGAGAAGAATTTGAAACTCTGAAACATAAGCTTATTTTCCTGCTTTGGCTTAATTCCATTATGGCACCGATTGGAGGTATGGTTAGTGCTTTGTTGGTGTGTCCATGGACCATTGTCGAAAATTCTTCTATTTCTCTTTAAAAATTTATCTTGTGAGGCGTTTGAATTAATGATGGTTACCTTATGGTGACTTTGGTATGATCGAAactcaatattatttgataatatgCAGTCAAGATTAGATATTGTTCCAGATTTAGCCCATAATCACCTATTGGAATTCAAAGAGTATGTTCGGCGGGATCTTCAACTGGGACGGTGCAATTCAAACCAAGTTTGACAACGACCTACTCGGTGGATGCCACCACATTCTGAGTTCTTTGCTCTTGCGATTGATGCTTCAGCCGTTCTTGGGAGGGGCTTTGTCGAGCTGGGTGGAGTGATACGGGATGCTGCGAGTGTAGTTTGGCTGGTTTGGTCATTTGGTGTTTTAGGTGATTTTTCTGTTAATGTGGGGGAACTGCTTGCAATTAGACTGGGATTCTCTTGCACATTAATTAGTTTAAATATGTCTATTATTAATAGTAATTCTACCTGGTTATTGGTTGAattaataattctaacttaaattttattttttagtgtgttttattaaatattaatttttgattaGTTAATGTTGGTGGTAATTTTTATAGTGCTATTTTGTAGTCTGTAAATGGTGTTGTCTATATAAATTAAggctgttcatccgatccaatccgcacttttttggtcaaacaacatccaatccgcactaagtgcggatttcattttttggatccaatccaatccgcacaatagctcaaatccaatccaatctaatccgcaaaagcgcggattggatcggttactttggattgattactttttaatattgaattatttaatatttatgaaaaaaatattttttttttcacataactagcaacaaaataaaacaaattatagttattttatgtctccaacaacacattaaataaataaaataacaaataacaaattcaaaggaagaaaaaaaattgtatatataaaaaaaatattaaattttattttaaattgtatgtagaaaaaaaatatataagaatagaatatacattttatctattaagttttgcaatataattgtattaaacGTATTaagacttttaaattactatattctttacattaaaatgttatttgtatatttaattttttaattttgtcataaatatgtgtggattggattggatcggttacttttacatgtcaatcaacatccaatccgtacaagtgcggattttgaattttccaatccaatccaatccgtacAAGTGTGAATATCCGCACTTTacggattgaattggattggatcatgcggattggattggatcggttattttatgaacacccttAATATAAATGTTACTAATATAGGAGAGTGTATATAGATGGATGCTTGtccataatttttaaattttttaaatttatctcAATGAATTgagtttttattaaaaataataataaaataattgacggataatttttttgaatatacCATAAGATTGAACTCTTGATTTCAAATTAGCGATGTGTTAGACATTTTGTGGAACCAATAGGAATGCTCACAATAAGCCAAAGAGGAAAAAAGAACCGACTTATTGAAGAAGATTCTAGACTAGGCCACGTAAAGAAAATCAATAGTCTCACATTACCacatattttctctttttttctttggaTGAAATTAGATatgttattacaaaaataaattttttgtttcCTTCATCCAAATTCCAGTTGTTATTGTAGACCCATTAGTCGTCGTCCACGTGTCAAAAGCAGGACAAGTATCTATGAACCTGTCACTAATCTAACCTTTTAAACCCTATACTACCCTCACCAACACACCACAAAAATATTAGATGAAGGGGGTAAAATTGTCATTTCGTTTAATACGAGTACGGCTTCTCCCTCCAAGTTATAAAAAACGTTTTCTCTAGTCTCTGGTTTTCCTGGTAGTTAGTAACTGTTCTAAGAAGCCATAGATAGCTAAGCTAAGCTCACCTTCTCTGTAAACTTAGCAAACTAAAAGCTTCTCTGTAGCTAGGAAAATCTTGATCATGGCCTCCGTCTCTCAATTAAACCAGTTCCCATGCAAGACCTGCTCTGTGGTTCCACCGCGACAACAATCCAAACTCTCGGTTCCTCCGAATTCGATTGGAGTACCTTCCAGATTTTCAGAGGGACCCAAACTTTCCACCCGACAATTCGGTAAGGCAAGACCTGTGTTTCGAGTCAGGGTAGCTGACGATGACGAATGGGGCCCCGAACCGGTCGGTGAAAGATCAGCGGTGGCGGTGGCCGAGGAGGAGGCGCCGGTTGAGCCGTCCGAAACTGCGAATCTTAAGAAAGCTTTGGTGGATTCATTTTACGGTACTAATCGGGGGCTTAAGGCCTCGAGTGAAACTAGGGCCGAGATTGTTGAACTTATTACCCAGTTGGAGGCCCAGAATCCGACCCCGGCTCCGACCGAAGCCTTGCCTCTCCTTAACGGGAAATGGATTCTTGCGTAAGCTCTCTCTTTCATTactgctatattttttttagctaaGATAACAATTTAGTTTGAATTTCATTTTGGTTTAAGTACATTGATTTATTGAACTTCAGAAAATATGTACTAGTGATTAGAATGGTTATTGTGATAGGAATTTTAATttactttaaaaaatttataatctgtTCTACAAGATGACCTTAACACAGCCATGTTTATTTATCTTTTGGCAAGGGTTTTGTTTTTTCATAGCTTTGTAGCCCTCCCCTCAAGATAAATTATGGGGTCAAATATTTGTGGGTCATTTTTATTGCTGTTACTTAGAAAAATTTATGCGTTTAATATTTTTCCTCTGTACAGTTATACATCTTTCCCAGGTGTATTAACATTGTTGTCAAGGGGTACACTGCCATTAGTAAAGATAGAGGAGATATCACAAACAATTGATTCAGAGAATTTAACAGTTCAGAACTCTGTCCAGTTTGCTGGTCCATTAACTACAACCTCCATTACTACCAATGCCAAATTTGAAGTCCGAAGTCCCAAGCGCGTACAGGTTAGTTTCATTTTCTTGTTAGCCCTTTGTTATTTCTGATTAATTAGATCATTAATCGCTATGAGACTAATAGCTAAGCAATTGATAGCTTTGGCACAAATAAGTTGTTTGAAATCTGATCATTTGACTTGTTCCTGTGACTATTTCATTGTGATCGCTTCACTGTTGGAGAGGATCTTAACTCTTCTGAATTAGAATGTTTCCATTGGTTTTCGAGTATGTtctaaaagaattttattctcttGGTTCAGATTAAGTTTGAGGAAGGCATCATTGGAACTCCCCAACTAACAGACTCAATAGTTGTACCTGAGAATGTGGAATTTCTGGGACAAAAAATTGATCTGACACCTTTCAAGGGCTTGATCACCTCTGTTCAAGATACAGCTTCTTCTGTTGTGAAGACCTTCTCCAACCAACCACCACTGAAGATTCCAATCTCAAACAACAATGCTCAATCGTGGCTGTTAACCACATATCTTGATGGCGAACTTCGAATTTCAAGG is a window from the Cannabis sativa cultivar Pink pepper isolate KNU-18-1 chromosome 1, ASM2916894v1, whole genome shotgun sequence genome containing:
- the LOC115707411 gene encoding plastid-lipid-associated protein, chloroplastic encodes the protein MASVSQLNQFPCKTCSVVPPRQQSKLSVPPNSIGVPSRFSEGPKLSTRQFGKARPVFRVRVADDDEWGPEPVGERSAVAVAEEEAPVEPSETANLKKALVDSFYGTNRGLKASSETRAEIVELITQLEAQNPTPAPTEALPLLNGKWILAYTSFPGVLTLLSRGTLPLVKIEEISQTIDSENLTVQNSVQFAGPLTTTSITTNAKFEVRSPKRVQIKFEEGIIGTPQLTDSIVVPENVEFLGQKIDLTPFKGLITSVQDTASSVVKTFSNQPPLKIPISNNNAQSWLLTTYLDGELRISRGDAGSVFVLIKEGSSLLTP